One Glycine max cultivar Williams 82 chromosome 4, Glycine_max_v4.0, whole genome shotgun sequence DNA segment encodes these proteins:
- the LOC100791450 gene encoding E3 ubiquitin-protein ligase UPL3: protein METRSRKRAEASSAAPSSSSTTPSRSAKRSRLSSSSSSILPVNTRSRSARNNNNNNNSGSISFMDPTNESSGSRRDRRGKNFDRENSDKGKEKEQDVRIRDAERERERALALNMESEDVGDDDDNDSDGGVGILHQNLTSASSALQGLLRKLGAGLDDLLPATAMGGSASSPHQSGRLKKILSGLRADGEEGRQVEALTQLCDMLSIGTEDSLSTFSVDSFVPVLVGLLNHESNPDVMLLAARALTHLCDVLPSSCAAVVHYGAVSIFCARLLTIEYMDLAEQSLQALKKISQEHPTACLRAGALMAVLSYLDFFSTGVQRVALSTAANMCKKLPPDAADFVMEAVPLLTNLLQYHDSKVLEHASVCLTRIAEAFASSPDKLDELCNHGLVTQAASLISTSSSGGGQASLSTPTYTGLIRLLSTCASGSPLGAKTLLLLGTSGILKDILSGSGVSSNTSVSPALSRPADQIFEIVNLANELLPPLPQGTISLPVSSNLFVKGSVVKKSSSGNSGIQEDTNGNVHEILAREKLLNDQPELLQQFGMDLLPVLMQIYGASVNGPVRHKCLSVIGKLMYFSTAEMIQSLLSVTNISSFLAGVLAWKDPHVLVPALQISEILMEKLPGTFSKMFVREGVVHAVDQLILAGNSTNISTQTSSAEKDNDSVSGTSSRSRRYRLRSGNSNPDANPSDDLKSPVPVNVGLPPSSVETPTTNSSIRASVSSVARAFKDKYFPSDPGSVEVGVSDDLLHLKNLCTKLITGVDDQRSKAKGKVKASGFGLDDNSSNTEEYLIGVISDMLKELGKGDSVSTFEFIGSGVVEALLNYFSCGYFSKDRISETNLPKLRQQALSRFKSFVAVALPLSIDNGAVAPMTVLVQKLQNALASLERFPVMLSNSSRSSSGSARLSSGLSALSQPIKLRLCRAQGEKSLRDYSSNVVLIDPLASLAAIEEFLWARVQRGESGQKSTVGTENSESGTTPAGAGVSSPSSYTPSTAHRHSTRTRSSVNIGDTPRKETSQDKGTSSSKSKGKAVLKPAQEEAQGPQTRNTVRRRAALDKVAQMKPANGDSTSEDEELDISPVEIAEALVIEDDDISDDEDEDHEDVLRDDSLPVCLPDKVHDVKLGDSAEESTVAPATSDSQTNAASGSSSKAGTARGSDSADFRSGFSSSSRGAMSFAAAAMAGLGYANSRGFRGGRDRHGCLLFGSSNDPPKLIFTTGGKQLNRNLSIYQAIQRQLVLDEDDDERFAGSDYVSGDGSSLWGDIYTITYQRAENQPDKASTGGSSSNTSKSAKSGSALNSSSEAKLHQTSVLDSILQGELPCDLEKSNPTYNILALLRVLEGFNQLAPRLRVLMVSDSFAKGKILDLDELCVTTGARVLLEEFVSGKLTPKLARQIQDALALCSGNLPLWCYQLTKACPFLFPFETRRQYFYSTAFGLSRALYRLQQQQGADGHGSTTEREVRVGRLQRQKVRVSRNRVLDSAAKVMEMYSSQKAVLEVEYFGEVGTGLGPTLEFYTILSHDLQKVGLQMWRSYSSDKHQMEIDGDEKKKKSEGSGPNLAGDGELVQAPLGLFPRPWPTNSDASESSQFSKVIEYFRLLGRVMAKALQDGRLLDLPLSVAFYKLVLCQDLDLHDILFIDAELGKTLQEFNALVCRKHYIESIGGSYTDTIVNLYFHGAPIEDLCLDFTLPGYPEYTLKPGDEIVDINNLEEYISLVIDATVKTGIMRQIEAFRAGFNQVFDISSLQIFTPQELDNLLCGRRELWEAETLADHIKFDHGYNAKSPAIVNLLEIMGEFTPEQQRAFCQFVTGAPRLPPGGLAVLNPKLTIVRKLSSTAVNNSSNGNGPSESADDDLPSVMTCANYLKLPPYSTKEIMYKKLLYAISEGQGSFDLS from the exons ATGGAAACTCGGAGTCGGAAGCGGGCGGAGGCTTCCTCAGCTGCCCCTTCATCCTCGTCCACCACCCCTTCTCGTTCAGCCAAGCGCTCtcgtctttcttcttcttcttcttccatcctACCTGTTAATACACGTTCTCGTTCCGCCAggaataacaacaacaacaacaactccgGTTCCATTTCTTTCATGGACCCCACCAATGAATCCTCCGGGTCCCGACGTGATCGCCGTGGCAAGAATTTCGATAGGGAAAATTCGGACAAAGGGAAGGAGAAGGAACAGGATGTTAGGATTAGGGATGCGGAGCGGGAGCGAGAGCGAGCCTTGGCGTTAAACATGGAGAGTGAAGATGTTGGGGATGACGATGATAATGATAGTGACGGCGGTGTGGGAATTCTGCACCAGAATTTGACGTCTGCCAGTAGTGCCCTTCAAGGGCTTCTTCGGAAACTTGGTGCTGGTTTGGATGATTTGCTTCCTGCTACTGCTATGGGCGGTTCTGCGTCATCTCCTCATCAGAGTGGCAGACTCAAGAAGATTTTGTCTGGCTTGCGTGCCGATGGGGAAGAAGGTCGTCAGGTTGAGGCATTGACGCAGCTTTGTGACATGCTCTCCATTGGCACTGAAGATTCCCTCAGCACATTTTCGGTTGACTCATTTGTTCCTGTGCTAGTGGGCTTGCTTAATCACGAGAGCAATCCCGATGTCATGCTTCTTGCGGCCAGGGCGCTAACCCATTTATGTGATGTGCTTCCTTCATCCTGTGCTGCTGTTGTGCATTATGGTGCTGTCTCTATCTTCTGTGCGAGGCTGCTCACCATAGAGTATATGGACTTGGCTGAGCAG TCTCTTCAAGCACTAAAGAAGATTTCTCAGGAGCACCCAACTGCCTGTCTTAGAGCTGGAGCTCTGATGGCTGTTCTTTCTTACTTGGACTTCTTCTCAACAGGAGTTCAG CGGGTGGCATTGTCTACTGCTGCAAATATGTGCAAGAAGCTTCCTCCTGATGCAGCTGACTTTGTGATGGAAGCTGTTCCACTTTTGACAAACCTCCTTCAGTACCACGACTCCAAG GTCCTGGAACATGCCTCTGTTTGTTTGACACGAATAGCTGAAGCATTTGCATCATCTCCAGACAAATTAGATGAATTGTGCAATCATGGACTGGTAACACAAGCTGCCTCTCTCATTTCTACCAGCAGTTCTGGAGGTGGGCAGGCTTCTCTCAGCACTCCAACATATACT GGTTTGATCCGCCTTCTTTCCACATGTGCAAGTGGGTCTCCTCTTGGAGCTAAAACGTTGCTTCTCCTTGGAACTAGTGGCATTCTTAAAGATATACTATCCGGTTCCGGTGTTTCTTCTAACACCTCTGTTTCGCCTGCATTGAGTAGGCCAGCGGATCAG ATATTTGAGATTGTGAACCTGGCAAATGAACTTCTGCCTCCATTGCCTCAAGGAACCATTTCCCTTCCTGTCAGCTCCAACTTGTTTGTGAAAGGGTCTGTTGTGAAAAAATCCTCTTCTGGCAATTCTGGGATACAAGAAGACACAAATGGAAATGTTCATGAGATATTGGCTCGtgagaaattattaaatgatcaGCCTGAGTTACTTCAGCAATTTGGGATGGATCTCCTCCCAGTTTTAATGCAG ATATATGGTGCTAGCGTCAATGGTCCAGTTCGGCACAAATGTCTTTCTGTCATTGGAAAATTGATGTATTTCAGCACAGCTGAGATGATCCAGTCTTTACTGAGTGTAACAAATATATCAAG TTTCTTAGCTGGTGTGTTAGCATGGAAAGATCCACATGTTTTGGTTCCTGCCTTGCAAATTTCGGAAATTCTTATGGAAAAGCTTCCTGGAACCTTCTCTAAGATGTTTGTCAGAGAAGGTGTGGTTCATGCAGTTGACCAACTTATTTTGGCTGGAAATTCAACCAATATATCCACACAAACATCATCTGCTGAGAAGGATAATGATTCTGTATCTGGAACTTCATCTCGCTCTAGACGCTATCGCCTGCGCAGTGGTAATTCAAATCCCGATGCGAACCCTTCAGATGATTTAAAGAGTCCAGTTCCAGTAAATGTTGGTTTGCCACCAAGTTCTGTAGAAACTCCAACAACTAATTCTAGTATCCGTGCATCTGTTAGCTCAGTTGCTAGAGCTTTTAAAGACAAGTACTTTCCTTCTGATCCTGGGTCTGTTGAAGTGGGTGTTAGTGATGATCTTTTGCATCTGAAAAATCTATGCACGAAGTTGATCACTGGTGTTGATGACCAAAGAAGCAAGGCAAAGGGAAAAGTTAAAGCTTCTGGATTTGGTCTGGATGATAATTCTAGTAACACAGAAGAGTATTTGATTGGGGTGATATCTGACATGCTAAAGGAACTTGGCAAAGGAGATAGTGTATCTACTTTTGAATTTATCGGTAGTGGTGTTGTTGAAGCCTtgctaaattatttttcttgtggGTATTTCTCTAAAGATCGAATATCAGAAACCAATCTCCCCAAGCTTCGCCAACAGGCACTTTCAAGGTTCAAGTCATTTGTAGCTGTTGCACTACCTTTGAGCATTGACAATGGGGCTGTTGCTCCTATGACTGTCTTAGTTCAGAAGCTTCAAAATGCGTTGGCCTCCTTGGAGCGTTTCCCTGTTATGCTGAGTAATTCATCTCGGTCATCTAGTGGAAGTGCACGTCTCTCCTCTGGGCTAAGTGCATTATCTCAGCCCATAAAATTACGTCTCTGCCGAGCCCAGGGTGAAAAGTCACTTAGGGATTATTCATCCAATGTGGTACTGATTGATCCATTAGCAAGTCTAGCAGCCATCGAGGAATTTCTATGGGCTCGTGTCCAGCGTGGTGAATCTGGTCAGAAGTCTACTGTAGGCACTGAAAATTCTGAATCTGGAACAACTCCTGCTGGGGCAGGTGTTTCATCTCCTTCCTCTTATACTCCCTCCACTGCCCATCGTCATTCTACTAGAACCAGATCATCTGTTAATATAGGAGATACACCTAGAAAAGAAACATCTCAAGACAAAGGAACGAGCTCATCAAAGAGCAAGGGTAAAGCTGTATTAAAACCTGCGCAGGAGGAAGCGCAAGGACCCCAAACAAGGAATACAGTGCGCAGAAGAGCAGCTCTTGATAAAGTCGCTCAAATGAAACCTGCAAATGGCGACTCAACTTCTGAG GATGAAGAATTGGATATATCTCCTGTTGAAATTGCTGAGGCTTTGGTGATTGAAGATGATGATATTTCTGATGATGAGGATGAAGACCATGAAGAT GTGCTGAGGGATGATTCTCTTCCTGTCTGCTTGCCTGACAAAGTGCATGATGTGAAATTGGGTGACTCAGCTGAGGAGAGTACTGTTGCTCCAGCAACAAGTGATAGCCAGACTAATGCAGCCTCAGGTTCAAGCAGCAAAGCTGGTACAGCCAGGGGTTCTGACTCCGCTGATTTTAGGAGTGGGTTTTCATCTAGCTCAAGGGGTGCAATGTCATTTGCTGCTGCTGCTATGGCTGGACTTGGATATGCTAATAGCAGAGGTTTCAGGGGCGGCAGAGATAGGCATGGGTGCCTGTTGTTTGGTAGTTCTAATGATCCTCCGAAGTTGATTTTTACTACTGGTGGGAAGCAGCTTAATAGGAATCTGAGTATATATCAGGCAATTCAAAGACAGCTTGTgctagatgaagatgatgatgagagATTTGCTGGCAGTGACTATGTATCTGGTGATGGAAGCAGTCTGTGGGGTGATATTTACACCATCACTTATCAAAGGGCAGAAAACCAGCCAGATAAGGCGTCTACTGGAGGATCAAGTTCAAATACTTCAAAATCTGCCAAATCTGGGTCTGCCTTAAATTCAAGCTCAGAAGCTAAATTGCATCAGACATCTGTTCTAGACAGTATATTGCAGGGAGAATTGCCATGTGATCTAGAGAAATCTAATCCCACCTACAATATTTTGGCACTCCTGCGTGTGCTGGAGGGTTTCAACCAACTTGCGCCTCGTTTGAGGGTCCTAATGGTTTCTGATAGCTTTGCCAAGGGAAAAATCTTGGATTTAGATGAGCTATGTGTTACAACTGGTGCTAGGGTGCTTCTAGAGGAATTTGTAAGTGGTAAGCTTACTCCAAAATTGGCTAGGCAAATACAAGATGCCCTTGCACTATGCAGTGGTAATCTTCCCTTATGGTGTTACCAGTTGACTAAAGCGTGCCCtttcttgtttccttttgagacCCGACGACAGTACTTTTATTCTACCGCATTTGGGTTATCTCGTGCACTGTATCGACTTCAACAGCAGCAAGGTGCTGATGGCCATGGTTCAACAACTGAGAGGGAGGTGAGAGTTGGGAGATTGCAGCGCCAAAAGGTTCGTGTCTCTCGAAATCGTGTCCTGGATTCTGCTGCAAAAGTTATGGAGATGTATTCTAGCCAAAAAGCTGTACTTGAAGTAGAATATTTTGGTGAAGTTGGCACTGGTCTGGGTCCCACCCTTGAGTTTTATACAATTCTAAGTCATGATTTGCAAAAAGTTGGACTGCAAATGTGGAGATCTTATTCTTCAGACAAACATCAAATGGAAATAGATggagatgaaaagaaaaagaaaagtgaaggCTCTGGGCCTAATTTGGCTGGAGATGGAGAACTTGTTCAAGCTCCTCTGGGGTTGTTTCCTCGGCCATGGCCTACAAATTCTGATGCTTCAGAGAGTAGCCAGTTTTCAAAAGTCATTGAGTATTTCCGGCTACTAGGTCGTGTTATGGCTAAAGCTCTTCAAGACGGACGACTACTGGACCTGCCATTGTCAGTGGCATTTTATAAGCTTGTTCTCTGCCAA GATCTTGATTTGCATGACATTCTGTTCATTGATGCTGAGCTTGGGAAGACTTTACAAGAGTTCAATGCCCTTGTTTGTCGGAAACATTATATAGAATCTATTGGTGGTAGCTATACAGATACAATTGTTAACTTGTATTTTCATGGTGCACCAATCGAAGATCTTTGCTTAGATTTTACTCTCCCTGGTTATCCTGAATACACCTTGAAGCCAGGAGATGAAATT GTTGATATCAACAATTTGGAGGAGTATATATCCTTGGTGATCGATGCAACTGTCAAGACTGGAATCATGCGGCAAATAGAAGCATTTAGAGCAGGGTTTAACCAG GTTTTTGATATCTCATCTTTACAAATTTTTACTCCTCAAGAACTAGATAATTTGCTTTGCGGCCGCAGGGAGTTGTGGGAG GCTGAGACACTTGCTGATCATATAAAATTCGACCATGGGTACAATGCAAAGAGCCCTGCCATTGTTAAT TTACTTGAAATTATGGGAGAGTTCACACCAGAGCAGCAACGTGCCTTCTGTCAATTTGTTACTGGTGCACCTAGGCTGCCACCTGGAGGGCTGGCAGTTCTAAATCCAAAACTAACGATTGTGAGGAAG CTTTCGTCAACTGCAGTTAATAATTCATCTAA
- the LOC100791978 gene encoding LOW QUALITY PROTEIN: synaptotagmin-1 (The sequence of the model RefSeq protein was modified relative to this genomic sequence to represent the inferred CDS: inserted 2 bases in 1 codon; deleted 1 base in 1 codon; substituted 1 base at 1 genomic stop codon), with amino-acid sequence MDFFSTIFGHFGFGFGISMGLVIGYFLFIYVQSTEVKDPDIQPLAEEDSKTLQGMIPEIPLWIKNPDFDRESNGLLFVDWLNKLIEYMWPYLEKAICKTAKNIAKPIIDEQIPKYKIDSVEFEELXLGSLPPTFQGXMKVYETDEKELIMESSVKWAGNPNAIVALKKFGLKATIQVIIFYCESKIRCKVRGS; translated from the exons ATGGATTTCTTTAGCACTATATTTGGTcattttggatttggatttgggaTTTCTATGGGTCTCGTTATTggttattttctctttatttacgTTCAATCCACTGAAGTTAAG GATCCTGATATCCAGCCATTGGCGGAGGAAGACTCGAAAACTTTACAGGGAATGATTCCTGAGATACCcctttggata aaaaatccaGACTTTGATCGGGAAAGCAATGGGTTACTCTTT GTTGATTGGCTTAACAAGCTTATTGAATATATGTGGCCATACCTtgaaaag GCAATATGCAAGACTGCAAAGAATATTGCAAAACCAATAATTGATGAGCAAATACcgaaatataaaattgattctGTTGAGTTTGAAGAGCT ACTAGGGTCTTTGCCGCCAACTTTTCAAGGTTA AATGAAAGTTTATGAGACTGACGAAAAAGAGTTAATTATGGAGTCTTCTGTAAAATGGGCTGGAAATCCTAATGCCATTGTTGCTCTTAAGAAATTTGGGTTGAAAGCAACTATCcaggtaattattttttattgtgaaaGTAAAATACGGTGTAAGGTTAGGGGAAGTTAG